TGCTCGATAAAATGGACGCCCATAGTAAGCCAACATACAGATCTCCACCGTACGAATTTCGCAGATCAATAACAAGGTTTTTAGCACCCTTTGCAATGAGCTGAGTTTTAATTGACTCAAATGTTTCTATGGAATTATTTAAATCTGGATAATCATCTATTCTGATGTAAGCCGTCTTACTTTCCTTATTAAATCCCGCCCATAATCCACGTCTTGAATGAACTGAATCTAACTCCTCAAAAAATCGAGAAGGGTGTAGCACTGACAATTCGTGCCATTCAATACTTTGAAGCTCGTCCTCAGAAACAGCGTCAATAGTAATTGAGGTAAGTCCTCCTGATGGCTCCCTAAATATGAAGTTTGCAAACTGCATATTTTTCGATATATGTAGTGAATTCAAAAGAGTCGCGTTATTTACATTTTCCGAAACTCTAATTCTCTCTGAGTTTGAATTCTCTACAAAAGGAACTATTTCTGCAAATTTTGAGTAAATTTCTGTAGTTTCAACTTTATCAATGCTGACTAGTTCAGTCCCAAGTAATTTAGTGTATTTTTCAGGAGCCTTGCTAACTATAAAACGTCCTTCGAGATAATTATATTCTAAAGGGTACAATGTTTTTTCTTGATTCCAGAGAGGGACACTAGTGTGTCCATCTGATACTTTCCTTGTTAACTTCATCAACTCTATGACTACTTCATGATGAGACAGGCTTGGAAGATTACGCTTTATTTTGTCAACTTCATCCATAAAATCTTCTTTAGAGAGCGTATGGAACAGGTTTAAATGTCGTTTCATTAATTCCTTTTCGAAGTGAGCTATATCCCCCTCCCAAAACGATATTTCATCATTTGTGAGTGCATTCGAAATAGAGCTAAATGTAAGCAGAACTAGGCTTATTAAAGAACACAGCTTCATCATAATAGTCTCTCAATACTTTCTAGTAACAAATATGCATACGTAAAGATAGACGATTGTGTCAACGTTGCATTTGCAGCCAATTCGATTAATTCTTCCTTGTCTAGTAAAATACCGTTCTTAGCAACTATTACAGGTGTTGCGAGGGCACTAATACTTTGCATAGGGTTTGATTCTGTTAATATAAAGTCAGCAAAGGCGCCTTCCGATATCGTACCGAGAACATTCTCTTTACCAAGTATTTTTGCTGGAATTAGTGTAGCGCTTTTAAGTACATCAATAACTGGGATCCCTGCAGAAACTAGTATGTTCATTTCCCTATGCGTGGCAAATCCTGCTTGTCCTATAAGAGCTCCAGAATCTGACCCAACAACTAACGGAACTCCTGCAGAATACATTGTATAGGCTAAAAATTTCAGATAGTTATAGTCATCAGTGTTTCTTTGAGCAAGAGAGTCCGATGAATTCAGCCACCTTTGTACTCCAAAGATATTAGTTAGCGACCGATGCGCTTCGTTCATGTATTGAAAGGGAATCTTATCCAAATAGTTCCTTTTGTATAAAGATAGTTTGGTCAACTCATTGTAAACTGAAAGAGTTGTGACAACAGGAGTTCCATCATCTTTCAAAAGCTTGATTACTTCCTTCAGCTTCTCTGGATCTTTGGAGTAGTGCAACAAATCAGAAAAAATGTTTTCGATGTGTTCTATAGAACCTACTTGGCTATTTGATAAAATGTCTTCCCTGTGGACAGGTAATGGACCATGTTTGGCAATCGGAATTCCAATTTCTTGAGCCGTTTTAACAATGGCGTTGAAAACTGAAGGACTCATAGATGAGTATAGTTTGATTCCATCATACCCACTTTCTGCGTATTTTTTGACTACTATTTGGGCTTGTGACGCGTCCGTAACCTGCTTATGAAAGGGATCAAAATTACCATCTATAATTGGGCTATAAACGAAGAATCGACTCCCAAGCCACTTGTTCGAATCAATTTCATTGCGCCACCGAAGTTGATTACTGTTCCCTCGCATACCTCTAACAGTAGTAACTCCTTGAGATAGGCTCAACCCTAAATAAGAACTATCCTCAATATGTACATGACTATCAATTAGGCCTGGCATCATATACATTCCTTTTCCGTCATACGACTTGCCTGAATATTCGGCCGTATTAGTACTGGAAATTTTAGCTATTTTGCCATCTAAAACCTGAACATCCATATTTCTTTGTACACTGCCATCGCCTTCCAAAAGAACTATGTTGACATTCTTTAATAGGTAGCTGTTTGCTTTTTCTGGAACTTGAAATCTGGCAGGGTGAACATCTGCACCTAGTTTGCCAATAATGCCCAAGACTAAACCTAAAAGAAGAATACCGAACAGTGCTGATAGCACACTGATAATCATGCCCTTGAGAAACTTAATACTTGTAGGTGAACTTGAAAGCATTTCACGACCTTTACAACACAACGACTGATGGGAATTTATTCTAAGCTCGGTGAAATGTGAGTCAAAAACACCCATTAATTGCCAATTACTAAATAATCGCATAATCATTTTCACTGTCTCATCACCCTTTAATAGGTAAACCAACCCTGCCATAATTCCCACAACGCAGCCGTTGGGGGTTTCTCGCCATTCTTTATATTATCGCTCACCCATATTTGAATAGGCTTAACGGCATTACACTCGTGTGAAGTGTCGGATAAACGACACCTGTTACCAAGAGCCGCCCTCCGAAGAACCGTACGCGCAACTTTCACCGCATACGACTCAAGCCTCAACTAAGGCAACTTGATGTCACCTAGCAATATCACAACGCAGTTAAGACAGTTTGGATCCATGTCTCGTCTGTAATTGTTGGTCTTCCTATTCTCCAGGTATTCCTGATAGATTGGATCATAATGGGTCGAGCCACTTCGGGGCTTAACGTGCCTATTGATTGGCGTTTTATTAATTTGAGTTAGAGTGAGTACCTGTCTTTCATTGTTTATCATTTGATAACTATGAAATAACCTTAGGCCATTTAAACCTTGAAAGTATTTTCGGCCAAGCCACATTATACTTCTACATGTATGGCGTCGCTCCCACCGCCACAATGCCCAGAAGATTTGATGCCCATGTAGATAAAGGTTCGCTTTGCCACTCAGTGGCGTTAATAATTCGCCCAACCTCGCAATTTTGGAACTCATTAGCTTAATTAGATCCGTTGTTGCAGTGGTTGCATGTGACCTGATGAGTTGGCACATATTATTTATGAATGACAGCACATTCCTCTTGCTTGGTTTAATAGGCAATTTGCCTTTGTACCTTCTAAAACGTTTTAAAGAACTCGAAATGTGTTTGAGTCTCATTGAATTTGCAAGGGAGAAGTGTAATCAAAATATTCGTTCAGATGAATTAAGCCAACTTGGTCTTCAGAACTGCCGATTTGATAGTATGGAACGCAAGCGGATTCAGAACACAACTCAAGACAAAATCTCAGAGAATAATAGTGAAACGTTTAATTTGAAACCGCATATTCATCATCGAATGGTCCGTATTGTCACTATTTAACGTCACTAGTTGAGTTTGTTCATGTGTCGACTTTAAACGTCAGCAAGTGCTAGTAGATTCATGAATGCGGCTGAAGTTCTGATGTGTGCTTTCAATCTTAAGTGAAATTTTTGGTCAAATTAGTTTCATTACTGTTTTGCTTGGTGGCGGCTGCTGTGCTAGCTTCTATCGTGTAAGATTTATAATGTGGTTTGGGCAGTATCCAAATATTATGCTTAACAAGGAAAATATTATCTTTGTTTACTTTATTTGATAATCTTCATTGGATCATTAAAAATGCCAAGCTATAAAAAGTTGAGTTGATTCTTAAAGTAACTATGTAGATTATTTGGTTTTTATATCAATAAGGTTTTTAACCAATTGTTATACTTTTTGGCTTAAATTGATATTTATATAGTTAATTATTGTTGTTCTTTTTTTTGTGGGGGGGAAATGATTAAAGGGAACGTAGTCTGCATTAGGAATGTTAAAAATGAAGATTTGGACTCATTGTACACATTGTCAAACGATTTTATTGACGCAGGTTTTTACATGCCAATAAGCTTATCTTCTTGGACGAGTTTCATATCTGAATTCAAACTAAATGGTTTTTGGGTCGATTTCACAGGGAAGCTTATAATAGAAAATTTTGATGGCGATATTGTTGGAGAGGCTGGATTCTTTAAATCTACACACTATATAAATGGCAGAGAAGTTTACTATCGGATTTTTTCAGGGCATAGAGGAAAAGGTTATGCAAGCGATGCTCTTAACCTACTAATAAAACTTTTCTTTGAGTCATCGTCTTTTAGTCGGTTACAAGCAGTCACAGTAAATGGCAATTCTGAATCAGAACACATATTAATCAAAAATGGGTTTAAGAAAGAAGGAATAATGAGGAGCGCGAGACATTTTAGAGGTGAGTTGGTCGACTTGAACTTATTCTCTATTATTCGAAAAGACTGGTTAAGCCAGTAATGTTTTGAATAGACCTTTGTAAATTACCTAGCGACGAAGTAACACTGGGTAATCGCGCTCATTGTTCAATGAAGGAAAGATATACTTGTAAGCTTTCTTCGCTATTCGATGCAGCAGATTTTCAAATGCGTTTTTGACGTCAAAAGTGCAGAAGTTTTCCTAGATTATATTATGTAATGAGGTTGTTGGGGCCGCATGCAAATATAGACACTATTCCCAGATTCACTTCGCAACCTGTTCTTCATTTCAACTACCATTGTGCGACAAATTTCATTCTATTTACTTACCTAGGTTGTAGAACATAAAATCATGCTAACAATTGCCACAGTCTACTCAACTTTAGGGAATATAAATAGGTCAAATTCAGTAATGGAGTTCCAATAATTCTTGGGGCTTTACCTTGGTTTCACCTCCTAAATCTTAAAATACAATTTTAATCGGAGTTGTAGGACAAAAATGAGATTGGAAGGAAAGGTAGCTTTGATTACGGGCGCAGCACGTGGCATCGGTGAAGCAATTTCCGCGAAATTTGTTTCGGAAGGAGCCTTCGTATATGTTACAGACATTGACATACCGCAAGGTAAACTACTAGAACAATCGTTAGGAAACTCATCAAAATTTATGTTTTTGGATGTTCGTGACGAAGACTGTTGGATATCTGTAATGAACCAGATACAGGACCTTCATGGAGCCTCTGGATATTGTTGTCAACAATGCAGGTATCACTGGGTTTGAAGAGGGAGCTTCAGTTCATGATCCCGAAAATGTGACTTTAGAAGAATGGCGAAAAGTACATGAAACCAATCTTGATGGCGTATTTTTAGGGTGTAAGTACGCAATCAGAGCGATGAGAGCAAAAGGACATGGATCTATTGTTAATATATCTTCGCGTTCAGGTATTGTTGGTGTAGCTTCGGCAGCAGCTTATGCTTCTAGTAAAGCTGCGGTTAGAAATCATACTAAGACTGTGGCGCTTTATTGTGCAGAGCAGAATCTTGATATTAGATGCAACTCAATACACCCTGCGGCTATTTTGACACCAATGTGGGAAAAGTTCCTTGGTACCGGACCTGAGAGAGATTCTAGAGCCAAGTTCTTTCTTCAAGATATACCAATGAAGCGTTTTGGTGAACCAATAGAAGTTGCATCACTTGCTGTTTTGCTCGCTTCAGATGAAGCAAAATACATCACCGGTTCTGAATTAAATATAGATGGTGGTATTTTAGCTGGTTCAATACTCTCAAACTCTGATTGATGAGGGTTAGTATTTTATAAGAGCACACTAACATCTTCTCAAGACATGAGATTTTGGCTGACAAAATCAACCTTGAAAAAATAAAGATTCATACTCTAAGGCTGTTCGGAGCTTGAAGTGAACATTCATTCTTTCACTAGAAATACTGTTGATATGTTCACAATCACTAAGTTTGCCGCATAGTCAGGAAAACGACCCTATCGTTCGATATTAAATTGTTTTATTTCATCCACATCAAGCAAGGAGGCATCATGCCCTTACTTACAAAATCAGATTTAAAGTACACATATTCTTGGGAGGCTATTGAGCCAGATGATCCAAAAGTCACTGGCGAGCCAGACAGTACATTATTGAA
This Pseudoalteromonas xiamenensis DNA region includes the following protein-coding sequences:
- a CDS encoding S41 family peptidase; this translates as MMKLCSLISLVLLTFSSISNALTNDEISFWEGDIAHFEKELMKRHLNLFHTLSKEDFMDEVDKIKRNLPSLSHHEVVIELMKLTRKVSDGHTSVPLWNQEKTLYPLEYNYLEGRFIVSKAPEKYTKLLGTELVSIDKVETTEIYSKFAEIVPFVENSNSERIRVSENVNNATLLNSLHISKNMQFANFIFREPSGGLTSITIDAVSEDELQSIEWHELSVLHPSRFFEELDSVHSRRGLWAGFNKESKTAYIRIDDYPDLNNSIETFESIKTQLIAKGAKNLVIDLRNSYGGDLYVGLLWASILSSIDTIDWLKGSYTLISNKTFSAAMSNATQFKRLLNSTLVGQPTGARPNGFQDLGHFTLPNSKLVVTYSKRYYRFSDFDEKFVSPDIEIVVSIEDLRSNRDSTLQYLMRKFKEKNENQ
- a CDS encoding amidohydrolase family protein encodes the protein MAGLVYLLKGDETVKMIMRLFSNWQLMGVFDSHFTELRINSHQSLCCKGREMLSSSPTSIKFLKGMIISVLSALFGILLLGLVLGIIGKLGADVHPARFQVPEKANSYLLKNVNIVLLEGDGSVQRNMDVQVLDGKIAKISSTNTAEYSGKSYDGKGMYMMPGLIDSHVHIEDSSYLGLSLSQGVTTVRGMRGNSNQLRWRNEIDSNKWLGSRFFVYSPIIDGNFDPFHKQVTDASQAQIVVKKYAESGYDGIKLYSSMSPSVFNAIVKTAQEIGIPIAKHGPLPVHREDILSNSQVGSIEHIENIFSDLLHYSKDPEKLKEVIKLLKDDGTPVVTTLSVYNELTKLSLYKRNYLDKIPFQYMNEAHRSLTNIFGVQRWLNSSDSLAQRNTDDYNYLKFLAYTMYSAGVPLVVGSDSGALIGQAGFATHREMNILVSAGIPVIDVLKSATLIPAKILGKENVLGTISEGAFADFILTESNPMQSISALATPVIVAKNGILLDKEELIELAANATLTQSSIFTYAYLLLESIERLL
- a CDS encoding GNAT family N-acetyltransferase, which encodes MIKGNVVCIRNVKNEDLDSLYTLSNDFIDAGFYMPISLSSWTSFISEFKLNGFWVDFTGKLIIENFDGDIVGEAGFFKSTHYINGREVYYRIFSGHRGKGYASDALNLLIKLFFESSSFSRLQAVTVNGNSESEHILIKNGFKKEGIMRSARHFRGELVDLNLFSIIRKDWLSQ